The Tubulanus polymorphus chromosome 1, tnTubPoly1.2, whole genome shotgun sequence genome contains a region encoding:
- the LOC141914983 gene encoding dimethyladenosine transferase 2, mitochondrial-like: MIPKNLWIHLTKRLDQSNIQTTRRYNSQLFSSKFPFLEKPAAKKIGAYILDKSLAETIVKSLVAANQLKQDVTPWLEVNPGPGYLSEALLEAGIRSLTVVERRQEFMPYLQRLKTQYPDFSFHQKDFFNRGALQKEVHEFFREVVPNLQIHSFNEKPPLKIIVSPGIAYERRLIKILLNQLLISSISLFSYGRMEFIMILSSLEKQRLMLKWPISAFAYRERNALFSLMFDVDFLQKIDPGGIFPPQVVSNYKKKTKQGQQVSESLHVVRITPKEGLFTHLFNQRHLPMFAFFVKEMLVKRSQRLIPKMEVFFPGCGLQMIDEGYTMDQITGDISPDDFVKLFKNVLSWPDFEESNFISLYRRFQGEHITDIDVS, from the exons ATGATTCCTAAAAATCTATGGATACATTTAACAAAAAGACTTGACCAAAGTAACATTCAAACGACACGAAGATACAATTCGCAGTTATTCAGCTCAAAGTTCCCATTTTTGGAGAAACCTGCCGCGAAGAAAATTGGAGCTTACATTTTAGACAAATCACTTGCTG AGACGATAGTTAAAAGTTTAGTCGCCGCAAATCAATTAAAGCAAGATGTAACTCCTTGGCTCGAAGTGAATCCTGGACCCGGATATCTATCGGAAGCGCTTCTCGAAGCTGGAATTCGTAGTTTGACCGTAGTTGAACGAAGACAGGAATTTATGCCGTATTTACAG AGATTGAAAACGCAGTATCCGGACTTTTCATTCCATCAGAAGGACTTTTTCAACAGGGGAGCTTTACAGAAAGAAGTTCATGAGTTCTTCAGAGAAGTTGTACCGAATCTACAAATCCATTCATTCAATGAAA AACCGCCTTTGAAAATAATCGTCTCTCCGGGAATCGCTTACGAACGCCGACTCATCAAAATTCTTCTGAATCAACTTTTGATATCTTCGATATCGTTGTTTAGCTACGGGCGTATGgaattcataatgatattgTCATCGTTAGAAAAACAG CGTTTAATGTTGAAATGGCCGATTAGTGCATTTGCGTACAGAGAGAGGAACGCTTTATTCAGTCTAATGTTTGATGTTGACTTTTTGCAAAAG ATAGATCCAGGAGGAATCTTCCCACCACAAGTTGTATCAAATTACAAAAAG AAAACCAAGCAAGGGCAGCAAGTTTCTGAAAGTTTACACGTGGTTCGAATTACGCCCAAAGAAGGACTGTTTACACATTTGTTCAACCAGCGTCATCTACCGATGTTTGCCTTCTTCGTGAAGGAAATGCTAGTCAAACGCTCGCAGCGATTGATACCCAAAATGGA GGTTTTCTTTCCTGGGTGCGGTTTACAGATGATAGATGAAGGTTATACGATGGATCAAATAACAGGAGACATTTCACCAGATGATTTTGTCAAACTATTCAAG AATGTTCTATCATGGCctgattttgaagaatcaaatttcatttcattgtacAGACGATTTCAAGGAGAACACATAACAGACATCGATGTCAGCTGA
- the LOC141913159 gene encoding tetratricopeptide repeat protein 12-like produces the protein MAKEIDFTGLDKFLDQIDTVESLVKGIASDKDGSDTAVDKYLDKHQGKVKKDKTGVDRTVINHATFRDEPTEPSSNLDKDDFLRVVERDAEERYRDKVVREKEAMRLKELGNVEFKAGNFEKAIDFYTQGLAEIKTLTALWTNRAQAYNKIGKYEEALSDCDWALRVFENCVKAYVHQGKAYLGLKRYNDAINSYKQVLNIDAKKESIIKEYIAEVQLAEKTENDDLAAEEAFKTDNSEVGNVVDLLDKLNRPDQLPLYYSGGLRIITRFLTNTNDRTLFRTHGGLQLVQSHPAVSRSFSSHVNSLSKEDRDVTWACIETYTAACTDNDENIKQIMEESKYVGTLQTILTTKRKLLKEACINFLHIVSQSELGRNQIISKFDIPSLTKSVFSLMNSHGLMAVNAMGFINNLTLNPKYKAQLRTDVENVFSAFENFIITCDVSKSTLPLCLSAVTNLTNDAHIRQKIICRKGMWDGCLHLLAVPCMNSSSITRHKEALHSLLGLAMNMSLEPSEECKAAAAKMASYCVELFNSDHNDLRQRSLALISHLFPKSREAAETIYTTSFLEKLLNLLKSDNQKDVTSSMKVITVFSQQISQCSLDIADNKDGLNSVVELLNHDNEHIVGNAALCLSNCCSVTKVCSRLAKTNIIQNLLVIVRDGRMKDVQKNAGILVAKLTQGDPRHLERLRELHGIEILHSIMKHVD, from the exons ATGGCGAAGGAAATTGATTTTACCGGTCTCGATAAGTTTCTTGATCAAATTGACACTGTCG AATCACTTGTGAAAGGAATAGCGAGCGATAAAGATGGAAGCGATACAGCAGTTGATAAATACTTAGACAAACATCAAGGCAAAGTCAAAAAAGATAAGACAG GTGTCGATAGGACAGTTATCAATCATGCCACATTTCGCGATGAACCGACCGAACCATCATCAAATCTTGACAAAG ATGATTTCCTGCGCGTTGTTGAGAGAGATGCTGAAGAGCGATATCGAGATAAAGTAGTTCGCGAAAAGGAAGCCATGCGACTGAAAGAACTTGGCAATGTTGAGTTTAAAGCTGGAAATTTCGAAAAAGCTATTGATTTCTATACCCAG GGGTTAGCAGAAATTAAGACTCTCACTGCTCTATGGACTAATCGCGCACAAGCTTACAATAAGATTGGAAAATATGAGGAAGCCTTAAGTGACTGTGATTGGGCTTTAAGA GTATTTGAGAACTGTGTGAAAGCCTATGTTCATCAAGGAAAAGCTTACCTTGGTTTAAAGAGGTACAATGACGCAataaacagctataaacaagTTCTCAATATCGATGCAAAAAAGGAATCGATTATCAAAG AATATATTGCTGAGGTGCAGTTGGCcgagaaaactgaaaatgacGATTTGGCAGCGGAAGAAGCATTTAAAACAGATAATTCTGAAGTTGGAAATGTTGTCGActtattagataaattaaatcGCCCGGATCAGTTACCTTTGTACTACAGCGGTGGTCTGCGTATCATCACTAGATTCCTGACCAATA CCAACGACCGGACATTATTTCGAACTCATGGAGGATTACAACTCGTCCAATCTCATCCTGCCGTTTCAAG ATCTTTCTCATCTCATGTGAATAGCTTATCGAAGGAGGATCGCGATGTAACCTGGGCGTGTATAGAAACATATACAGCGGCTTGTACCGACAATG ATGAGAATATTAAACAAATTATGGAAGAATCAAAATATGTTGGAACATTGCAAACAATACTTACAACAAAACGCAAGCTGCTTAAAGAGGCATGCATCAATTTTCTTCACATAGTCTCGCAATCAGAATTAGGAAGAAACCAAatcatttctaaatttgatattCCAAG TCTTACAAAATCTGTGTTCAGTCTGATGAACTCTCACGGTCTCATGGCTGTGAACGCTATGGGTTTCATCAACAATCTTACATTGAACCCCAAGTATAAAGCGCAGCTGAGGACCGATGTGGAAAATGTTTTCTCtgcttttgaaaatttcatc ATTACTTGCGATGTCAGTAAGTCGACATTGCCTTTATGTTTATCAGCTGTGACCAATCTAACCAATGATGCGCACATAAGGCAGAAGATAATATGCAGGAAAGGAATGTGGGATGGATGCCTCCATTTGCTG GCTGTGCCGTGCATGAATTCAAGTTCTATCACGCGACATAAAGAAGCTCTGCACAGTTTACTGGGTTTAGCTATGAACATGTCGTTAGAGCCATCCGAAGAGTGCAAAGCGGCTGCGGCGAAAATGGCATCGTATTGCGTCGAGTTGTTTAACAGTGACCACAATGATTTACGTCAACGCAGTTTAGCATTAATCAGTCATTTATTCCCGAAATCACGCGAAGCTGCTGAAACAATCTATACCACGAGCTTTTTAGAGAAATTACTAAATTTACTAAAG AGTGATAATCAAAAGGATGTTACTTCAAGTATGAAGGTTATAACTGTTTTCAGTCAACAGATTTCGCAATGTTCACTGGATATAGCTGATAATAAGGATG GGTTGAATAGTGTGGTTGAGCTGCTGAATCACGACAATGAACATATCGTTGGAAACGCGGCTCTCTGTCTGAGCAACTGTTGCTCAGTTACGAAAGTATGCTCCCGCTTGGCAAAAACGAATATCATACAGAATCTTCTAGTGATCGTTCGCGATGGCAGAATGAAGGATGTACAGAAAAATGCTGGTATTTTAGTCGCTAAGTTGACTCAAGGGGATCCAAG GCATTTGGAAAGACTTCGTGAGTTGCatggaattgaaatattacatTCTATTATGAAGCACGTTGATTGA